In Bernardetia sp., a genomic segment contains:
- a CDS encoding patatin-like phospholipase family protein, with amino-acid sequence MQRKKLDLALQGGGSHGAYTWGILERLLEDRRIIIDGMCGTSAGAMNAIITAAGLQKGGRKGAIEHLNDFWRRIAHIQTFGMLQPSALDKLWGNGTLRLSPMYNLMEYFTMMYSPYQFNPLNINPLRYILADMVDFEKLKITRYNKLFVCATNVRTSQAKIFDNETISLDAVLASACLPFIFQAVEIDGEAYWDGGYMGNPPLYPLIDNTRTSDIMIVQINPIRIPNVPKTVDEIRDRINEIAFNSSLIHDIRQINLVRKMLDRGINIDGKFRDLFIHNIAPEKLMAKLSSKTKLNADLNFLLKLKKYGKAAADRWLKDNFDKIGVESTCDIEEAFLSKTKTPVDQPSNVKVDLGGIA; translated from the coding sequence ATGCAACGCAAAAAATTAGACTTAGCACTACAAGGAGGAGGTTCACATGGAGCTTATACGTGGGGAATTTTGGAACGCCTCTTGGAAGACCGAAGAATAATTATTGATGGAATGTGTGGAACTTCAGCAGGAGCTATGAATGCTATCATCACGGCAGCAGGGCTTCAAAAAGGAGGAAGAAAAGGAGCAATAGAACATCTAAACGATTTTTGGAGACGCATAGCACATATTCAGACTTTTGGGATGCTACAGCCAAGTGCATTAGACAAACTTTGGGGAAACGGAACACTTCGCCTTTCTCCAATGTACAATCTAATGGAATACTTTACCATGATGTACTCTCCCTACCAATTCAATCCTCTGAATATAAACCCGTTGCGTTATATTTTGGCTGATATGGTAGATTTTGAAAAGCTCAAAATTACTCGTTACAATAAACTTTTTGTTTGTGCTACCAATGTAAGAACAAGCCAAGCTAAGATTTTTGATAATGAAACTATTTCCTTAGATGCTGTATTGGCTTCTGCGTGTTTGCCGTTTATTTTTCAAGCTGTCGAAATTGATGGAGAAGCCTATTGGGATGGTGGTTATATGGGAAATCCTCCACTTTATCCACTTATAGACAACACTCGTACTTCTGATATTATGATTGTTCAGATAAATCCGATTCGTATTCCGAACGTTCCCAAAACGGTAGATGAAATTAGAGACCGAATCAATGAAATAGCCTTTAACTCTAGTTTAATTCATGATATTCGTCAGATAAACTTGGTTAGAAAAATGCTAGACCGAGGGATAAATATCGATGGAAAGTTTAGAGATTTGTTTATTCACAATATCGCTCCAGAAAAGCTAATGGCAAAACTAAGCTCTAAAACGAAACTCAATGCCGATTTGAATTTTCTTTTGAAGCTCAAAAAGTATGGCAAAGCTGCTGCTGACCGTTGGCTTAAAGATAACTTTGATAAAATAGGAGTAGAATCTACTTGTGATATTGAGGAAGCATTCCTAAGCAAAACAAAAACTCCTGTCGACCAACCAAGTAATGTAAAAGTAGATTTAGGAGGTATCGCTTAA
- a CDS encoding DUF6787 family protein: MEDDKTAKKSNWIEKLKERWQVESAWQVIIILIVFALTGFTVMYGKRWFFEVIGFDTNTPWYWKFLLWITLILPIYQAVLLFYGAIFGQFNFFWNFIKRTFGRLFFFINKK, encoded by the coding sequence ATGGAAGATGATAAAACAGCAAAAAAATCAAATTGGATAGAAAAACTAAAAGAGCGTTGGCAAGTCGAATCAGCTTGGCAAGTGATTATTATTTTGATAGTTTTTGCCCTAACTGGTTTTACAGTAATGTATGGTAAACGTTGGTTTTTTGAAGTAATTGGTTTTGATACAAATACACCTTGGTACTGGAAGTTTTTGCTTTGGATAACTCTGATTTTACCTATTTATCAAGCTGTTTTACTTTTCTATGGAGCAATCTTTGGACAATTTAATTTCTTTTGGAACTTCATAAAACGTACTTTTGGGAGACTGTTCTTCTTTATAAATAAAAAGTGA
- a CDS encoding antibiotic biosynthesis monooxygenase family protein: MMSINKNIKVASRMVELAQEQKGFLGTESAREDVGITVSYWKDLESIKAWKYQSEHTLAREQGRKEFYKAFKTRITKVERDYDFFI; the protein is encoded by the coding sequence ATGATGTCAATAAACAAGAATATTAAAGTAGCTTCAAGAATGGTAGAACTGGCTCAAGAACAAAAAGGTTTCTTAGGGACAGAATCAGCTAGAGAAGATGTAGGTATTACAGTTTCGTATTGGAAAGACTTAGAATCTATAAAAGCGTGGAAATACCAATCTGAACACACACTAGCTAGAGAACAAGGGCGAAAGGAATTTTATAAAGCATTTAAAACTAGAATTACCAAAGTGGAAAGAGATTATGATTTTTTTATTTAA
- a CDS encoding DUF4178 domain-containing protein yields MPFGFFKKKKKEEDNTPHYDPSNIRITDIRVGFFLEYNAKTWEVAEEYEYDWGDNEFSYSFLLRSADEEVYLSLENEGELEIVMTDKIRLVKLGEDIDDEIADNGRPPKTITYEGVKYYRDNESPGYYRNTATTPRNESVEMITWDYYDDDEEKAIFIEQFGERDFEAYIGEYVEEYEFSNIIPASEPPATV; encoded by the coding sequence ATGCCTTTCGGATTTTTTAAAAAGAAAAAAAAAGAAGAAGATAACACTCCCCATTACGACCCTAGCAATATTAGAATTACAGATATTCGTGTAGGCTTTTTCTTAGAATACAATGCCAAAACGTGGGAAGTGGCAGAAGAATATGAATACGACTGGGGCGATAACGAATTTTCGTACTCTTTTTTGTTGCGTAGCGCAGACGAAGAAGTATATTTGAGCTTAGAGAATGAGGGTGAGTTAGAAATTGTGATGACAGACAAAATTCGCTTAGTCAAACTAGGAGAAGATATAGACGATGAAATAGCTGACAACGGTCGTCCTCCAAAAACTATTACTTATGAAGGCGTAAAATATTATCGTGATAATGAAAGCCCTGGGTATTATAGAAATACAGCAACTACTCCACGCAATGAGTCTGTTGAAATGATTACTTGGGATTATTACGACGACGATGAAGAAAAAGCTATTTTTATTGAGCAGTTTGGAGAAAGAGACTTTGAAGCCTACATTGGAGAATATGTAGAAGAGTATGAATTTTCGAATATCATTCCAGCTAGTGAACCTCCTGCTACTGTGTAA